CGCATTTTCTCCATCGCTGAAACCACTCCTTTGCAAAAAAACAGGCCCATACTGATCGGGACCGAAACACCTGTCAAGGGGAAACCGGGGCAGGTGCGGTCATGCGGTCCGCCTCGGTGACCCATCCGCCGCCCATGGACTTGTAAATGTTCACCAGGGAAGACAGCAGCGAAGCCCGGGACTGGGCGTATTTGAGCTCGGCGGGGAACTGCTGCTGCTGGGCCTGGAGAACGGTGGAATACGGCGCGTAGCCGCCGTCATACTGGAGCTGGGCCAGGCGGGCGTATTCCCGGCAGGCCCTGACCAGGCGTTCCTGGGCAAGGATCTGCTCGGAGGTCTTGCGGTGGGCCGCCAGGGCGTTTTCCACGTCGGCAAAAGCGTTTTGAACGGACTGCTCGTAGTTGTACAAGGCGGCCTGGCGGGCGGCTTCAGCCTGCCTGACCTGCCCGTAAATGGCGCCGCCGGCAAAGAGCGGCCCGGTCAGCGACCCGGAATAGCTCCAGAGCCGGCCGGGGCCTTCAAACAGGTCCGACAGGTCCGAGCTGGCATAACCGTAATTGCCGGTCAGCGAGATGGACGGGAAATACAGGGCCCTGGCGGCGCCGATGCGGGCATTTAACGAAATCAGGTTCTGCTCGGCCTGGCGGATGTCCGGCCGGTTGGCCAGCAGGTCCGAGGGAAGCCCGGCGGGAACGGCCGGCAGACTGATCTCGTCCATGGTCTTGCCCCGGGGAACCGGGCCGGGATTGCGTCCCAGCAGGAGACAGAGGGCGTGTTCGGTCTGGACGATCTGCAGCTCGATCTGGGGGATGGTGGCGGCCGCGGTTTCGTATTGGGTGCGGGCCTGTTCCACCGTCATCTGGGAGACCTGGCCGTATTCAAACTGCTTTTCAAAAAGCGCCACCGACTCGCCGTAAGCGGCCAGTGATCTTCTGGAAATGGCCAGCTGGTCGTCGAGGCCGAGCAGCTGGATATAGGTGTTGGCCGTGGCGGCCACCAGGGAGAGCAGGACGCCCCGCCGTCCTTCTTCGGTGGCCAGCAGGTCCGCCCTGGCCGACTCGGTCAGCCGCCGCGAACGGCCCCACAGGTCCAGTTCCCAGCTGGCGCTGCCCAGGGACTGATAGGTATTATACGGATTGTCCGGCAGCAGAACGGCCTGGGAATCGGTGGCCCGCTGACGGGTGGCGGCGCCGCCGTACCCGATCTGGGGAAACAGGGGCGAGCGGACCTGCATGAGGACGGCCGCCGCCTGTTCGACACTGGCCGCCGCCATCCGGACGGATTTGTTGTTGACCAGGGCTTCGGCGATGAAAGATTCCAGGACCGGGTCATTGAACTGTTTCCACCACCGCACGTCGGCGGTCTGCCCGATCCCTTCTCCCCCATAGATGAAAGCGCCCGGCGCGTCGACGGGCGGTTTGCGGTAATCCGGCCCCATCATGCACCCGGGCATCAGGACGGTAAAAAGCAAGAGTCCATATAAAAGATATCGGCGCATGTCAGACTGCCTCCTGGTTCCCGGCCGCGTCGCCCCCATGGGCATCATGGCCGGTGTGGCCTGTCCCGCCGGCGGCCGCCTTGTTTTTCCTGGCCTCGAAATATTCGCGCATGCGGTCAAAGAGATAGAACAGCAGCGGCACGTAGAGCATGGCCAGGGTGGTTTCGCCGATCATGCCGCCGATGATGCCGGTGCCGATGGAGTGCCGGGCGTTGGCACCGGCGCCCATGGCGATGGCCAGGGGCAGCACGCCGAAGGCGAAGGCCAGGGACGTCATGATAATGGGGCGGAGCCGCTGCTCGCCCGCCTCGATGGTGGCCTCGATGATGGACCGGCCCTGCTTGCGGAGTTCCACGGCAAAGGAGACCCGCAGGATGGCGTTCTTGGCGCCCAGACCGATGAGCACCAGCAAACCGATCTGGAAATAGACGTCGTTTTCGAGCCCGCGCAGCCAGTTGGCCGTCAGGGCCCCGAGAACGCCGAAGGGCACCGCCATCATGACCGTCCCGGGCAGGGTCCAGGATTCATACTGGGCCGACAGGACCAGGAAGACGATGATGAGGCCGAAGATAAACGCCACGGCCGAGGTGCCGCCGGCCTTCTTTTCCTCAAAGGCCAGTCCCGACCAGGCGAAGGTGTACCCGGCGGGAAGGAGTTCGGCGGCCACGGATTCCATGGCGGTGATGGCCTGGCCCGAGCTGTACCCGGCCGCGGCGTTGCCGTTGACCTTGGCGGCCGGAAACCCATTGAAATGGGTCAGCATGTCCGGACCGGAAACCCAGCGGGTGGTAACCACCGCCGACAGAGGGACCATGTTCCCCTGGCTGGACCGGGTATACAGGCGGGTCAAGTCGTCCGGGTTCTGACGGAAGCGGGGATCGGATTGGAGCACCACCCACCAGACCCGCGAAAACTCGTTGTACTGGCTGACCGTAAGCGATCCGAACTGGGCCTGAATGGCGTTGTACACATCCTGGACGGGCACCCCCAGCAGGTTGGCCTTGTCCCGATCCACGTCCACGAAGAGCTGGCGGGCGGAGGCGCGAAAGGTGCTGCTCAGTCCCGTCAGTTCCGGCCGCCCGGACGCCCTGGCGATGAACTCCCGGGTCAGGGATTCCAGCCGGGCCGGATCGCCGGCGGCCGTGTCCTGGATCCAGAACTCGAACCCGCCGGTGGTGCCGATGCCGGGAATGGATGGCGGCGGGATGGGAATGACCCGGGCTTCCCTGATATCGGCAGCCCGGCTTTTCAGGCCCAGGAGAACGGCCTTGGCATTTTCGGCCTTGGCCTGCTTGACGGAGGCGTACCGTTCCTCGAAAGGCTTGAGGGTGACAAAGAAGGCGCCGGCATTGGTTTTAAAGCCGCTGTCCAGAACGCTGTAGCCGGCCAGCTGGGTGCGGTTGTCGACCCCGGGGATCTCCGCCAGGATCTTGTCGACGCGCCCGGTGACGTCCCTGGTCCGCTCCATGCTGGCCGCGTCCGGCATGATCACGGCCGACATGACGTAGCCCTGGTCCTCGTTGGGCACGAAGCTGGTCGGCAGGACCGAAAACAGGTGGATGATCAGCCAGATCAGCACGGCCAGGACCCCGAAGGACACGCCCACCCGCTTGATGACGAACATGACGGCATGGCCGAACCCCCGGGTGACGGCATCCACCTGGCGGTTGAACCAGGCGAAGAAGCCCCGGGTGGGCGGCGCCGTGTGTTTCAGCAGGACGCCGCACATGGCCGGCGTCAGGGTCAGGGCCACGAACCCGGACACCGCCACGGAAATGACGATGGTGATGGCGAACTGTTTGTAGAGCTGGCCGGTGGTGCCGGGCAGGAACGCCGCCGGCAGAAAGACCGAGGCCATGACCAGCACCACCGCCACCAGGGAACTGGATATCTCGCTCATGGCCCGGATGGTGGCATCCTTCGGTGAGAGATGGTGCAGCGTCATGTTGCGCTCGACGTTTTCCACCACCACGATGGCGTCGTCCACCACCATGCCGATGGCCAGCACCAGGCCGAAGAGGGTCAGCAGGTTGATGGAGAACCCCAGGGCGAGCATGCCGGTGAAGGTGCTGACCAGGGAGACGAGGATGGCGGTGATGCAGATAATGGTGGTGCGGAAGCTCTGGAGAAAGAGGAAGACCACCAGCACCACCAGCACGATGGCCTCCACCAGCGTATCCTTGACTTCGGCGATGGACAGGCGCACGAAATCATTGGTGTCCAGGGAAATGACGTAATCGATGCCGGCCGGGAAGCGGGCCTTCATGTCCGCCAGCGTCTTTCTTACCGCCGCCGACACCTCCAGCCCGTTGGCGCCGGCCTGCTGGTAAATGGCGATGAAGGTGGCGGGGGTCCCGTTCAGTCTGCCCTCGATGATATACTGCCGCAGCCCCACCTCGGCCCGGGCCACGTCCTTCAACCGCACGATGGCGCTGCCGTCCTGGCTGGCCCGCAGGATAATGTTCTCGTATTCCGCCGGGGAAGTGAAAGGCCCCTGGGTGACCACCGGGAAGGTCAGCTGCACCGGTCCGGCATTGGGCTGCTGGCCGATCTGGCCGGCCCCGTAAAGCGCGTTCTGCCTGGCCACGGCCTGCTGGATGTCGCTGGTGGTGATCCCCAGGGAGGCCATCCGGTCGGGATCCATCCAGATGCGCATGGCCTGGTCGGGAACGCCCATGATCTGGGCCTGGCCGGCGCCCGGCACCCGCTTGAGGGCGTCCAGGACATAGACGTTGGCGAAGTTGGCGATATATTCGCTGCTGTAACGGCCGCCCTCGGCGATGACGGCGATCATCATCATGATGGACGAGGCCTTCTTCTGGACGGAGACGCCCAGCTGGGTCACGGCCGCGGGCAGCTGCGGCAGGGCCAGGTTGACCCGGTTCTGGACCTGGACCTGGGCGATGTCGGGGTTGGTGTCCAGGGAAAAGTACACGGTCAGGGTCAGCTGGCCGCTGGACGATGAGGACGACGACATGTAAATCATGTTGTCGACCCCGTTGATCTGGGCTTCTATGGGCGCGGCCACGGACTCGGCCAGGGTCCGGGAGTCGGCCCCGGGATAAGTGGCGGAAACCGTCACCTGGACCGGCGTAATGGGCGGATACTGCTCCACCGGCAGGGACTTGAGAGCCACCAGTCCCGCCAGGCAGATGATCAGCGATATGACGGTGGCGAAAATCGGCCGTTCAATGAAAAACCGGGAAAACATGGGCCCGGGCCTCCTCTTTCTGAACAGGGGGAAAGATGGTTCACCCCTGGGATTTAACGGTCACTTGCATGCCGGGCTGAAGCACCAGACCGCCGTCCACCACCACCTGATCGTCCGGGTTAAGGCCTTCGATGACAAACCACTGGTCTTCATGCCACTCGCCGACCGCCACCGGCCGTTTTTCGGCCTTGTTGTCCGCGCCGATGGTCCACACGAACTGGCCCCTGGCATCCTGCTGCACCGCGCGCTGGGGCACCAGGATGGCCTTGGGCCGGATGGCCCCTTTGATGCGGGCGCGGACATACTGGTTCGGCCGCAGCACGCCGTCGGGATTGTCCACGCTGGCCCGGACCAGGAACGTGCCGGTCTGGGGGTTGTACGAGGGCTCGGCGAAGGTGATCCGGCCCTTGTGCGGAAAAACCGATCCGTCCACCAGGACGACCTCGATCTCATAGCTCTTGTCCGGCGGGGGGACCAGCAGGCCGGCGGCGATCTGGTCGCGCAGCTTCTGCATCTGGTTTTCCGAAATGCTGAAATTCACCCACATGGGCGAGAGCACCTCCACCGTGGTCAGCAGGCTGTTCTGCTGGTTGATATAGGTGCCGTCCGCCTGTTTGGCCGAGCTGCTGGCGCCGGTCACCGGCGAGGTGATGGTGGTGTAGGACAGGTTCAACTCCTCGGCGTCCACCTGGGCCCGGGCCTGCTCCACGGCCGCGGCCGCCGACTGATACTGTCCGGTGGCGTCGTCCAGATCCTTCTGGGACAACGCCTTCTGTTCGACCAGGGGCTTGATGCGGTTGAGATTGAGACGGGCCGTTTCCAGGGCCGCCTCCTGCTTGGACAGGGCGGCCCTGGCCTGGGCCACCTGGGCCTTGAAGGGCCTGTCGTCCATCTTAAAAAGCACCTGGCCCTCCCTGACCACCGCGCCCTCGGTATAGAGGCGCTTGTCAAGAAATCCGCTGACCCGGGCCTGGATATTGACCATGTGGGAACTCTGGGTCTGGGCCACGTACTCGCCGGCCACCGGCACATCCCGGGGCTCCACTTTCATTACCACGACTTCCGGCGGGGGCTGGGCCGAAGGCGTTTGGTCTTTTTTGCATCCGGCCAGGAAAACGATTGCGCCGAGAAAAAGGATTAACATCAGCCCGAAGCCTGATGCTTTGATTTTATGCAGGTTTTTTTTCATTTGATTCCGCAAGCCTTTTCTGCTGGTTTCATACCGCGTTTATTCAGAATGATGCCAGATGCAAATTATTACACTATGATATTATTCATTATTCTGACCATACGCCGATTTTTCCGCAAAATTACATTTAAAGGAGCAAGTGTCAAGATTAAATACTCCTTATCCTGTTCTCTTATCCCCGGGCATGTCCAGGAGCGGATGGCGTTCAAACCCCAGCAGCCGGGCGAAAATCCGCTGGGGAAACTGTTCCCGCTGGATATTGTAGATCGTGACCGTGTCGTTGAAGAAAATCCGGCGGTCGGCGATCATCTCCTCCAGGGCGGAGACGCGTTCCTGAACACTCCGGTAAAGAATGTCCGCCTTGATGTCCGGGTATTGCTCGGCCGTTTGCCGCAACTGTCGCAACTGCGCCGACAGTTCGTTCTCGATCGTGGTCTTTTCGCCGGTATGCTTTACCTTGGCGTAACTCAGGCGGAGGCGCGTGATCTCTTCCAGCAGGCCGGCCTCATATTTGCCGTAAGCCCGGGCCAGATCGATCAGTTGGGGGATTTCCTCGTTGCGCTGGAGCAGGAGTACGTCGATATTATGCCAGGCCTTGCCGATGTTGTTCTTCACCTGGACCAGGCTGTTGAAGAGGCTGACCACATAGCCGACGCCGCCCAGGGCCGCGAACAGAAGCACAACCAACAGGATGATCATGAGTCCTGACAGCATCTGTTTTCCGCCCCCCGTCTTGAAAAGGAAATCCGATCCGTTACCAGTGCCCGGCCGTTATGATCAGAACCGTCGAAATCAGCGCCAGGGCCAGCGGCATTGCGACACTCAAATGAAAGTTTTTCCGGAACAGCGCCCTGGCTTCCTGCTCGCTGGTGTCGGTAATCACGAAAACATCGTGGGGCGTCCGGCCCGCCTTCCGTCCGAAGGGAATCAGAAACTGCAGCAGCGACTCCCCGCCATGCCGGGCCTGCAGGCGGGGTCGGATCACCAGGCGTTCCGGTCCGGTCGCGCCGGGCGGCGCGTCTTCCCGCATCTCGGCATGCCCGATCACATATGCCCGGTCTCCTTCCCGAAGAAAATAGGCGCGTTCGTACCAGGAGGGTTTCTCCGTATGACCGGTCAGTACGATTTCAAAGGTCCGCCGGCCGAAAAAGGCCGTCAGAACCGAGAGTAAGGGTCGGCGCAGGGCCACGGCCTCATGCACCGGATCCACCAGAATCCGGCCGCTGCCGTCGTCCAGATAGAACGCCTGCAAATTCCTCTGGTAGGAGCCGAGCATGCGCGTTCCTTCATAATCGGTTTCCGTGCCCTGCAGATGCCAGAAGAAGGAAAGAATCGTCCGGCTCGGATCCGGCGGCCCGTCCGGGTTCTCCCGGCCGCGGACCTGGCCGGAAAGTTCCGTCAGGCCCACGGCCGTCCCGGCCACTGAAGTCGTGGCCAGATCGTTCACCGCCAGGAACTGCCGCCAGCGCCAGAGGCCTTCCTGGGAAAAAGCGGCCAGCGCGTAGATCAGGCCGCAGGCCCCGAAAAAACAGTCCCAGTGCGGCAGAAAAACAAAGCCCCTATCCGGACCGTATCCCATCCCGAACATCAGGCCCCGGAAAAGCAGGCGAAAAACCGCGATCACCGCGCCCGTTCCGATTACATAGGTGAAGGCGTAGGCAAAGTACTGACCCCATGGGGTGGGCTGGTTTGCCGCGTCCGGCTGGGGAAAAATCCGGACAAGGACCTGCAGCAGGGGGCCGAGGACAAAATAGACGCCGCAGAACATCAGGAAGACCACCGGCCCGCCGGCTCCGAACAACTGGATCGTAAGCACGGCGACGATCAGAAGGAGAGGGCCGAGCACGAGAAACCGGCCGATAATCTTCAGCGAAACGGGAATGTCTACCTGCCAGGCGGTAATATAGCCGAAACTCCGCCCGCAGGCCGGGCATTCATAAGCCACTCCGTTTCTGCCGACAAGCCGGCCTCTGCCGCCGCACCGGGGACAGGGGACCGGAATCATGAAACACAGACGACTCGCCAGCAGGATCAGGCCGGTGACGACGGCCACGCAGGCAAGGGGGACGACCCATGGCGCCGGCTCCGGCCAACCCATCCGTCCGTGAATCCATTCCAGGGATTTGAACGTCAGAACGCCTCCGCCGACAATGGCCGCCAGAACCGCAACGATGGTAATGGCGGTATGCAGAAGAGCGGTCCAGTGGATTCTTATTTTCATCAGGGTTCAGACATGGCGGTGACCGGGCGTCAACCCGTGCCCGGGGCTATTTTCCAAAATCCATTCTGGCATCCTGCCGTTTCTCTTCCGGCACATCGAGGAACGAGTGGCGTTTCAGGGTCATGATTTTCGCCATGATCAGGTCGGGGAAACGCTCGATCTGGATGTTGTAGATATTGACGGCGTCGTTGTAGGCTTCACGAAAGTCCGCGATTTTCGATTCGATGCCCGAGACGCGCTCCTGGATCTGGATGAAGTTATGGCTGGCCTTGAGATCCGGGTACTGCTCCCAGACCGTGGACAGCTTCCCGAGCAGCTTGCCCATCTCGTTTTCGGCCTTGATTTTATCCTCGATTTCCCTGGCCATGGCGTATCCGGTCCGCAGTTCGGTCAGTTTGCTGAGCAAATCTCTTTCGTGTTTCATGTAGGCCTTGCAGGTATCGATAAGCTTTGGAATTTCATCGTGGCGCTGCTGCAGCACCACGTCGATGTTGTTCCAGGCCTTCTGCACGTTGTTGCGGACCGTGATCAGGCCGTTGTAAAGGCCGATGACGACCCCCGTCAGACCCAGCAGCAGAATGCCGGCGACAACCAGAAGAATGATGAAACTCATGGCAAGCCCTCACTATCCCGGATATGAAGCGGTTCGCTCAATTTATAAAATCATATATTATTCTGACCAGTTATGCAAACCGAATATGTTCCATGACCGGGCAGCCGGCAGGATTCGCCATCACCCCGTTTTTATCCCAGAACGTTGAGGATCAACCCCAGCCCACCGATAATGGCGAACGCCCCAATGGCGATCTGAAATTTCCAGCGGCCGGTCAGGTATGTCAGCGTAAAGCAATAGTTTATGTCCAGAATTTCTACCCGTAACAAGCACAACTTGGGCATGTCGAGCCTGTTGAGGATGCAAAGGCCCTGCCGTTGTTCAGGTTGACGCCCGGCTCCGGTCCTGATAAATAACAATACCTGACGCCATTATCTTTTCTTTACGAATCAGTCCCTGATCCTGTCATCTTTATGTCGGGGGAAAAGATGCGAATCCAGCTGTTGTTGATGCTGATAATGACAGCCATCGCCTTGGCTTCGGGGTGCGCCACAGCGCCGTCCACGGGCGGATGGCACGGCGACGTGTCGCGTCTCGGTACGCCCGGCGAGGTTCTGGCCGAAATCAACGTCGGCGAAGGCATGCTCGTGGAAACGGTGCCCCTGGATGAAGGAAGGCCCATCAACCTGCAGATCAACAAAAAAGAAGTCCCCAAGCATAAACCACTTTATCCCCGCGTCCTGACCATCGGACGCTTCAGCACGGTCCTGGGCAGCGGGTTCGCGCGGCCGGAGAACATCTATTACAGCAAGCG
The sequence above is drawn from the Thermodesulfobacteriota bacterium genome and encodes:
- a CDS encoding LemA family protein, translated to MSFIILLVVAGILLLGLTGVVIGLYNGLITVRNNVQKAWNNIDVVLQQRHDEIPKLIDTCKAYMKHERDLLSKLTELRTGYAMAREIEDKIKAENEMGKLLGKLSTVWEQYPDLKASHNFIQIQERVSGIESKIADFREAYNDAVNIYNIQIERFPDLIMAKIMTLKRHSFLDVPEEKRQDARMDFGK
- a CDS encoding efflux transporter outer membrane subunit, which produces MRRYLLYGLLLFTVLMPGCMMGPDYRKPPVDAPGAFIYGGEGIGQTADVRWWKQFNDPVLESFIAEALVNNKSVRMAAASVEQAAAVLMQVRSPLFPQIGYGGAATRQRATDSQAVLLPDNPYNTYQSLGSASWELDLWGRSRRLTESARADLLATEEGRRGVLLSLVAATANTYIQLLGLDDQLAISRRSLAAYGESVALFEKQFEYGQVSQMTVEQARTQYETAAATIPQIELQIVQTEHALCLLLGRNPGPVPRGKTMDEISLPAVPAGLPSDLLANRPDIRQAEQNLISLNARIGAARALYFPSISLTGNYGYASSDLSDLFEGPGRLWSYSGSLTGPLFAGGAIYGQVRQAEAARQAALYNYEQSVQNAFADVENALAAHRKTSEQILAQERLVRACREYARLAQLQYDGGYAPYSTVLQAQQQQFPAELKYAQSRASLLSSLVNIYKSMGGGWVTEADRMTAPAPVSP
- a CDS encoding LemA family protein, with product MLSGLMIILLVVLLFAALGGVGYVVSLFNSLVQVKNNIGKAWHNIDVLLLQRNEEIPQLIDLARAYGKYEAGLLEEITRLRLSYAKVKHTGEKTTIENELSAQLRQLRQTAEQYPDIKADILYRSVQERVSALEEMIADRRIFFNDTVTIYNIQREQFPQRIFARLLGFERHPLLDMPGDKRTG
- a CDS encoding multidrug efflux RND transporter permease subunit, whose protein sequence is MFSRFFIERPIFATVISLIICLAGLVALKSLPVEQYPPITPVQVTVSATYPGADSRTLAESVAAPIEAQINGVDNMIYMSSSSSSSGQLTLTVYFSLDTNPDIAQVQVQNRVNLALPQLPAAVTQLGVSVQKKASSIMMMIAVIAEGGRYSSEYIANFANVYVLDALKRVPGAGQAQIMGVPDQAMRIWMDPDRMASLGITTSDIQQAVARQNALYGAGQIGQQPNAGPVQLTFPVVTQGPFTSPAEYENIILRASQDGSAIVRLKDVARAEVGLRQYIIEGRLNGTPATFIAIYQQAGANGLEVSAAVRKTLADMKARFPAGIDYVISLDTNDFVRLSIAEVKDTLVEAIVLVVLVVFLFLQSFRTTIICITAILVSLVSTFTGMLALGFSINLLTLFGLVLAIGMVVDDAIVVVENVERNMTLHHLSPKDATIRAMSEISSSLVAVVLVMASVFLPAAFLPGTTGQLYKQFAITIVISVAVSGFVALTLTPAMCGVLLKHTAPPTRGFFAWFNRQVDAVTRGFGHAVMFVIKRVGVSFGVLAVLIWLIIHLFSVLPTSFVPNEDQGYVMSAVIMPDAASMERTRDVTGRVDKILAEIPGVDNRTQLAGYSVLDSGFKTNAGAFFVTLKPFEERYASVKQAKAENAKAVLLGLKSRAADIREARVIPIPPPSIPGIGTTGGFEFWIQDTAAGDPARLESLTREFIARASGRPELTGLSSTFRASARQLFVDVDRDKANLLGVPVQDVYNAIQAQFGSLTVSQYNEFSRVWWVVLQSDPRFRQNPDDLTRLYTRSSQGNMVPLSAVVTTRWVSGPDMLTHFNGFPAAKVNGNAAAGYSSGQAITAMESVAAELLPAGYTFAWSGLAFEEKKAGGTSAVAFIFGLIIVFLVLSAQYESWTLPGTVMMAVPFGVLGALTANWLRGLENDVYFQIGLLVLIGLGAKNAILRVSFAVELRKQGRSIIEATIEAGEQRLRPIIMTSLAFAFGVLPLAIAMGAGANARHSIGTGIIGGMIGETTLAMLYVPLLFYLFDRMREYFEARKNKAAAGGTGHTGHDAHGGDAAGNQEAV
- a CDS encoding efflux RND transporter periplasmic adaptor subunit, whose translation is MKKNLHKIKASGFGLMLILFLGAIVFLAGCKKDQTPSAQPPPEVVVMKVEPRDVPVAGEYVAQTQSSHMVNIQARVSGFLDKRLYTEGAVVREGQVLFKMDDRPFKAQVAQARAALSKQEAALETARLNLNRIKPLVEQKALSQKDLDDATGQYQSAAAAVEQARAQVDAEELNLSYTTITSPVTGASSSAKQADGTYINQQNSLLTTVEVLSPMWVNFSISENQMQKLRDQIAAGLLVPPPDKSYEIEVVLVDGSVFPHKGRITFAEPSYNPQTGTFLVRASVDNPDGVLRPNQYVRARIKGAIRPKAILVPQRAVQQDARGQFVWTIGADNKAEKRPVAVGEWHEDQWFVIEGLNPDDQVVVDGGLVLQPGMQVTVKSQG